ACTGTACTCCCCAGTCACTGCTGGGGGGGGGTGTCCCTCTCCAGACCAGCGGGgcctgcagccccccaccccccacggcgGCTGGAGAGGCTGCAGCAAACCCCGCCTAACAGCTGGACGCGGCTTCGTCTTCACTTGATGATGTCTTCCCTGAGACAGTTCACAGGGACAGCAGCGGGCATGAGCCCCACTGTTAGGATGCCCgtgttcagttcctggctccagctcctgactgcaaggcagaccctgggaggcagccatgccgGCTCCAGtagttggactcctgccacccacatgggagacctggattgcactcccggctcctggctttggctccagcccaacccctgctgttgcagtcatttgaggagtgaataagtAGATAGGAGCTccttttctgtctgtgtgtgtgtgtgtgtgtgtgtgtgtgtctttctgtctctctcagtctctctctctgtatatatatgcatatatgtctttgcctctaaaataaacaaaaactattcAAAAGCAGGGTGTCCCGAGTGCACTGGGAACCTGCTTCTGCACCTCGGATTTCTTCCcggcctgctccctgctggtcATGTCATTCAGTACCCATGAGTCCCACCGTGAGCAGATCTGCAGGTGAAGCCTCTCGCCCCACGGGGCGCCTCCATATGGAAGAAAGGACGCCTTGGGTCAGGAGAGGCCTGCTCTGCCTATGCACAGTGACCTTCAGCTGAATTTAAGCCAGGCTTTCAGAGCCCCTGCCTGCTTGTAATATTCTTGGGAATTCCCAGCCTCTGGGGCTTCCCTGGAACACTGGCTTAGTGGCCGCTGTGTGTTTGGGACCTCCTGAAGATGGTCCCTGTCCCAGGATAGACTGGTAATTTGAAGTAAGAAAAAAGTGGCATCTTCCTATAAAGAGCTTTGgtttaattttaaagaagtttGTGAAGACTGAAAACAACCGGATCCTAGCTATGCTACCCTTTTTGGTTATTAAATCAGAGAGCAAGAAGACCATGAAAGACTCCTTCCACGATCTACAGATGCAGAGCCGGGTCCCTGGAGGCGAGGGTGCCAGGCAGGGCTGCCCCAGCTAAGGTGGCGGCCACATCAGAACTGGGACTGGGGCAGGGCTGCCTGTGGCCTcgcaggagctccaggctccggcTTCCCACGCGTTCTGTGCAGAGAAACTCTTGGCGAGTTGcgtttcctcctcccactcttgaATGTGCTGCCGTGGCCCTCGGTGTCCTGCTTGGCTCACTGCAGTGTTGGCAAGGCCCAGGAGGGCTGAGAGGCTCCTTGATGATGAGCAGCACGGATGAGACCTGGCAGGTGACCCGGAGCAGAGGTGTCTGCTGTCGGCGCTCTGCCCTGGTCAGGTTGGTGGCACGTGGGCGGGGTGAAGCCCAGCTAATGCACACGTGTGCACCTCCCATTGCAGCGTCATCAGCTACGAGTGCTGTCCCGGCTATGAAAAGGTCCCTGGAGAGAAGGGCTGTCCAGCAGGTGAGTAAGCCTGGCCTGGCCCGCAGGGTGGGaagagcagggagggggcggaggaGTGTCCACAGGAGAAGCTGTGGGGTCtgcaggggagtggggagaggatgGCTTCTCCCTGCATGTGTACTGGCTCTAGACTCCCCATGAGGGGCCAAGGGTGGAGGCTGGGAGCAGTGTGTTTCCCAAGCTACTCCTGACCTCTTTGACAGACTGTGGAGCAGGCTCTGGTTCTGGCCTTCCGGGCTCTTCTGAGCAGGTGCAGGCTCTGGGCCTCGGTGtctctggccagagctgggtggaggaTCCTAAAACTGTCCAGCAGGGGTGGCCTGGTGGCTCCTCGGCTTCCAATGAGCCCCTCTGAGAGCAGGTGGGAGGCCTTTGTtagtggctgggctgggcacacCAGGCTCCCCATCATCCCCCGTCATCCTCACTCTGTGTCTAATCTtggcagggaggggagcagcaGGCCAGGGGCTCACCCAGAGTCCACAAAGGGCTCCACCAATGGCAACACGTGACACTTGGGGATTTTGTGAGGACCTTCCCTGGGGTGCCACCTCCGACCAGGGGTTGCTTTGTTCCCACCTAACGTTAGCTATGAGTGAAGAGGATGGGGCTGAGCCTTAAAGGAGGACAGTTCGGTTGGTGTCACTGTCACAGGAGGGTGTGGTTGGTGTGCAGGGCCAACAGAGCAGGAGGAGCAGTGGAGCTTAGAAGGGGGGCTCAGCCTCTGAAACCCGTGTTCAGACCTCTGGAAGCCAGCACTGGGCTCTGTGTCTGAGAGTCCTCCTATGTTTCCAGCTACTTTTGAGAAATGACGTTTTGTTGCCTACAAGGACCCCAAGTGCCCCAAGGACATGTAAGCTTCCTTCCTCTTAGTAGAGGCTgtgcaggagccagcagcagtgACCGGCTGGCTCTGGAAGACCGGTTTGTGGTTAGGATGTCTGTTGCTGCTGTGACTTCATACCTGCCTTGGCTTAACTAGCCAAGAACCAAAGCTTGCCCTGCTGGGTTTGAAATGAGAAGTGACCAATTATTGAGTCCTCTGGGAGGCCCTGGACTTGGGGTGAAGGCTCCCCAGCAGTGGGCGCTCTGGGCCTCCCCACACCCATGCTCGGGCACTCGGCACCTGCAGACAAACCTGCTGTCGTCAAGGGGCGGGGTGGCCCAGGTGGGGATCCCGGAGGCTCACCCCACCTCTGTCATCTGCCCCCTCAGCCCTCCCGCTCGCCAACCTCTACGAGACCCTGGGGGTTGTTGGATCGACCACCACCCAGCTGTACACAGACCGCAcggagaaactgaggcctgagATGGAGGGGCCCGGCAGCTTCACCATCTTCGCCCCCAGCAACGAGGCCTGGGCTTCCTTGCCAGCGGTGAGATGAGCTCCTTCTGCCTGGGGCGCTGTCACCGGGCACTGCCCACACACGTCCGCAGGGCCgggcctggaggctgggagtctGCAGTGATTTCCTGCTATTTCGGAAGCTTTTCCCCTAACTCCTTAGCTACAGCCACGGAGTGGCCTCCCGTGCTCCATCCACCCCCTGGGACAGACAGAGCCTGGGGCTCACTGAGGAGGGATCGTTGGTGGCAGGGGCATAAGCAGCACCATGCCCGGGGCAGCAGCCACCTCACCATCACACTGCGCTTCCTCCACAGGAGGTGCTGGACTCCCTGGTGAGCAACGTCAACATCGAGCTGCTCAACGCCCTGCGCTACCACATGGTGGACCGCCGGGTCCTCACCGACGAGCTGAAGCACGGCATGGCCCTCACCTCCATGTACCAGAACTCCAACATCCAGATCCACCACTATCCCAACGGGGTAGGCCAGTGCGCCAGCACCCGgagctgtccttgctccaggctcTCTGGGCTTTGGTCCTGCACCGGTCGTTCAGCTGTGcacacccccctcccccgacgcctgctgctcttccagcctctggttccgCAGCCTGTACAACCCGCGTTCTGCTGCTGGGCTTGGAGGCGCCGCGTCCCCCTCCTGGGGGGACTCTGGCCCTGCTGCGTCAACTGCTCACCGCTGCTTCTCCCCGCAGATCGTGACCGTGAACTGCGCCCGGCTGCTGAAGGCCGACCACCACGCCACCAACGGCGTGGTGCACCTCATCGACAAGGTCATCTCCACTGTCACCAACAACATCCAGCAGATCATCGAGATCGAGGACACCTTTGAGACCCTGCGGGTGAGGCCCTGCCCCGGGTGAGGCCCAGCGGGGGACACACCCCCTGCCCAGAGGGCCTGGCAGGGCTCCCCGCAGGGAAACACGGAgcgcacggggggggggggggggaacccaCTTATCCGATGCTCAGCGTGAACGGACCCGTGAACCCCCCCCCCACTCGTCTCTCCTCTGTGAAGCTCTCCCTCCCCTAGCTCCCCGGGAGTCCAGCAGTGGGTCCTCTGAGCTCTGGGCTGCCTGGGCCTGCCCCATGGGTTCCAGAGGTGGCGTGGCCTTTTCTTCCCAACGAGCGGGACTAGCATGAAAAAGCTGTGGGGCTGCAGGAGGTTTCCAGTCCCCGAGTCCCAACTCCAGTGCCCGACTCGTTTCCTTGGAGCCCAGACCCACAGAGTGGACACTGCTGTGGACAAGGACGTCAGGGCGCACAGCTGACTGCACCGTGCCCACAAGAGCACTGTCCTTCCCCCATGCCCAGCAAGCATCTGTCTTATAATGGGAGGGGCGGGCGGGTGTTCCTCTTGGCAGCAGCTGCCCGGTCAGGGTTTTTGCCCTCGTTCAAGGAGAACTTCCTAAATGCAAAGGGTGCCAGTGGGAGTGGGACGGTCCCTCCCTGGAGATCTCCAACACAGAGCCACAAACATAGCCTGGCCAGCTGGCAGGGACAAGCCAGAGCAAGTGGGCTTGGCTCATAGGTGGCTCTGGAGGGTCCTGGGGAGCCTGAGCCCCTAAGCTCTGCTCCCTGCTTTTCCTCTGGGTCACTCAAGGGGTGTGGTCTGCAAGGGAATGATCTGCCCCCAAGTTGTGACGTATGCTTGGATGAACCACAGCCAATCGTGTTGAGCAAACTCCGTTGACTATTGACTCCAAGGTTTGGCAACtttgcctcccttcctcccctgtgACCCTGCCTAGCTCCCATCTGCCTGTCCTCTCATGCACACTTATTAagcacctgctgcagcccaggtaGCACTTCATGTGGTGGGATGGAGGGGTGAACGAGACAGGCCATTGGCACTGTTCACGTTCTATCCCGGGTGAGACGAGGATCACACAGCCAAGGTGGCCGCACACTGACAGGCACTGTGAGGGCAGCAGGAGCAGTGGGGTGGGGGACCCCACATGGGACGGGATAGCCGGGAAGGCGTCTCTGGAAGAGAAGAGGGGAGCTGAGGCCTGAAGGGACCAGAGCACAGCCAGTACAGGGCCAAGAGGAAAGCTCAGAAGCAGGAAACACAGGACTGAGGCTGGCcggctggagtgaggagcctcAGCGGGCACACAGTCAGGGTGGGCAGCCAGGTGGTTGCCCAGGGCtttacagaccctgggaggaagccccCCAGGCTCTTAGAAGATGGTTCTGACTGCTGGGTAGAGATGGGGGGAGGTGGTCTACCACTCACAGACATCATTCCCAGTCCTGCTGGGGTTGTGCATAGCACAGCGAGCGAAGCTCATGTCTGCATCAGACAGCCTCGCTTTCGtctgggggtcccaggggtgCGGGCCAGCCAGGTTGACCTCCCAGAGACATGGCGTATAGTCAAGGCCAAACACAGATCCGAGTCAGGGAGGCCAGGGCaaggcagggcagcagcaggcacGCCGCACCTGAACCAGGGGTGTTGGGGCTGGAGTCAGGCCAGCCCCACCCAAGGTCGCAGCGAGAGGCGGTCTTCAGCTGGGCTTCCACAAGGGTCTCTGCCCTGAGGGTGGACTGGCGAGGCCTTGCAGGCACCTTGCTGCAGCCCTTAGctgtcctgcctcccctccccacaggcTGCCGTGGCCGCATCGGGGCTCAACACCCTGCTCGAGAGTGATGGCCAGTTCACGCTCTTGGCCCCAACCAACGAGGCCTTTGAGAAGATCCCTACTGAGACTTTGAACCGGATCTTGGGTGATCCAGAGGCCCTGAGAGGTGAGTGCCcttggctgctgctgccaccgcCTCACTAGAGCAGCCACACTGAACCCAAGACCTACTCTGGCCTGGGACAGACACCTCGGCTGCCCTGAGGTGACTCGGGATGTCGGCCACAGCTGTGGCTGGCAGCCATCCTGTCCTGTTACTCCCAGCCAGCTGTGTCTCTGCAGAAGCCAGAGCGGAGCCAAGCCCTGGCTCTTAGGGGTGAGCACAGAGCCCATCAGCCTTTTTCTAGGACtgaggagggcagaggagctggaggccacagccagccctggcctgacacaggggagggagggctccCCAAAcggagccagagccagacccAGGCTGTCTGCTGACCTGGCACCCTGAGGGCGTGGCGGGTAGCAGGTCCTGGCATCCTTGAGCTGGAGTCGCCATGGCACCCCTCACCTCTTCCTATGTGTGACAGGGGGCCTTGGGGCTGGCCCACAAGGTCAGTTAGAAGCCTGTAGTCATCAGCCCCTGGCTCTCCATCCTGGGCGTTGATTATTGCTAAGTGGAGGGAAGGAGCCAGCAAGTGCAGGAGCTGAGGAGGGGACTCTgcactcccccaccccttccgCTCCAGGACTTCTGAGGGCCGTGAGCCCTGAGTCAGCCAGGACGGGGAGGAGGCCCCTGTGTGCCCCAGGCACACACGTGCTCCCACACATGATCGGGGTGATGTCATTCCTCCTGGATCGCTGAGAGCCCCTTGGCAGTGTCGGGCGAGACGTTGACAGAAGTCTCCCTGTGGAGCGCGGGCGGGAAAGGACACATTTCTGAGGTGTGGCTGTGGTGCCCCTGTGTGCCTGCtttgtgccagactgaagcctcaGAGGTGGGCACGGGGCCATGTGGCCTGCAAGGAAGTCCAAGCCTCCTGGGCACAGCAGCACCAGGCCCTTGAGCTCTGAGTCAGGAGTGCCAGGCAGATCTTCACCGTGCATctcgggaaggagggcggggctggggccatGTGGCccccaggttcccaaggcctcctgggcaggaggggactcaggtgcctctctgtgtgttttgcttccttttctgAGATGTGTGCCTCGTTAAAACATGTTTTGTGAAGAGCCCATTTTTATCTTCCTGGGTACCGTCCGTCACTCATTGTAAACTCTAAGGAAAGAAAGACGTCTAATTTCCGGCTCAGTGGCCAGTTTGCTCAGAGCTAGCACCCTCTGTGTGCCACTGTGGCTGAGGCCTTGAAGGAAGAAGgtcacgccccccaccccccaccccgcctcttcCAGGCTCCCGTTGCTACCGGCAGGGTTGCAGGCAGGCGAGCAACAGCCCGGCGCTTCccaccctggccctgctccccactgccGGATCTGGGGCTTCAGGTCCCCGTCCAGAAACCCCTCAAGGCCTCTTGTGGATGGTGCCATTGCCATGCTTGTTGTCCCGCCTCTTCCCCTCTGGCTGTTACCGTCAGCACTGACTTGGGCGGGGGGGGGTGCTGTGTGCAGGAGGCAGTGCCTCTGCAAGCCTCAGAGCTTCCTCCTGTCCATGACGGCGCAGTTTTGGTTCCCACACTCCggggcagatggaagctcgcttctGTGGTGAGGGTGCCCCGGGCCCTGCTGTGAGCAGCAGTTCGGGAGCCTGCTAGGCCTGGGCGGGGCCTTCGCTGTGGCATGTTCTCTCTGGCCACCCTTGTAGTTTCCGCTGTCCAGCCTGGGGCTGAtggatgccagcaacagccatgactgggttAGAGCCGTCTGCTCACATGGCACTGGGGCAAGCAAATAAAGAACTGTGTGTTGTTTATGGTGTGGTGAATGGGACGGCCAAGGCCATGTCTTAGCACCATTCCCAGCCTTTACGACCAGCAGACCCTCGGGTCAATGGAGTAAAATCTGTAGGAAGAAAATATGCAGGTAATTCAAGGTTGTCATTTGCTGCAGTTTTGCTCTGACATTTTGCATCTTTTTGAAGGTCAgtagattttgtttaaaaatcccACAGTAGACTCGGGGAAAGTGTTTCCTTTCTCCCTGAAGTTGGGGCACTAATAAGAGCCCGAAGGTCAGGTTCTAACAAGCTAATTGCCAGCCTCTGCTGAGCGCTTGATGCTCAGGATCTCATGCTGTCCCGGCCCCGGGCTGGGAGGCAGATGCTCGTCCTGCCGCCTCTCACCCGAGGAGCAAGGAGAGACTCGGAGAGGCCAAGGGACTTGTCCAGCCGCCCGACCTGTGGTGCCCTGTggtgccccagctctgccccaccccccggccagggcagcctggagcagctgagacttaccTGTGTCCTGTTTGGCCTCCAGACCTGCTGAACAACCACATCCTGAAGTCAGCCATGTGTGCTGAAGCCATTGTCGCCGGGCTGTCCATGGAGACCCTGGAGGGCACCACACTGGAGGTGGGCTGCAGCGGGGACATGCTCACCATCAACGGCAAGGCCATCATCTCCAATAAAGACGTCTTGGCCACCAACGGTGTCATTCACTTCATCGATGAGCTGCTCATCCCCGACTCCGGTGAGCCAGACCTCAGGCAGCCTTGGTCCTGTCTAGCCCACGGTCCTTTCTGCCACCCCTTGCCGTAGTGGTGGGGGCATGCAGGGATCTATGGGGCTGCTTCCCTGCTTGGGCCCAGCCCAGAGCTTCTTAGCCACTGAAGGATCCTGAGGAGTCTTGAGCCCCGAGCACGGTGGGCCCAGCATTGCCTTGAGGCAGTGGGGAACCACTGACGGTGTCGGGGGAGGGAGTGCCAGTCACAGAAAGCTCTCAGAAGGCCTGCCTGCTGGGAGGGGCACAGAGGGCCATGTGCTGCCCTCAGCACATGCTCTCTCCGTAGTGCCCAGGGGCAGGGGAACCagttttctgccaagggccattttgATACTTAggacatcatttgcaggccatataGAATCTTCAagttaaaaatgagcctgctctGTTTACTGAGTTTTGAgccccacctgtggttgccttggcggGGCCAGAACAAGTCATTTGATGGACATTCCCATCGCCGGCCCAAGcatccctggttcactgccccgTGAACAGACCTTGGCCTGTGCTCATGCAGCGTCCTAGTCATTCGGGAattccggggtgggggggtgggggggtggggggagctcctGCCCATGAGGGAGGGAATCTCACAGGGAAAACAAAACTCTCCCCACCAGAGTGGTCGCAGACTTTACGTGCTCTTTGGAAGCTGCCTTCCACCCCTGCATTGGGCGGTGCCCTGACCACACTGTGCCCAGCACCTGGGGCAGAACTGAAGCTCGCCTCACCTCCCAGACCTGCTGGGCCAGTGTCCCCTGACAATAGACCCACTGGGACGGCAGTGATCGGTGGGGTTGTTGACTTGCGAGCTGACGCTCCTGCTGCTGCATTTCACGCACTGGGTGGATGACCGCTAAGTGAAAACAGGATTTTTAACTTTTGAACCCACTCTCTCCACGCTCGTAGCCAAGACGCTGTCTGAGCTGGCTGCAGGATCCGACGTCTCCACGGCCATCGACCTTTTCGGACAAGCTGGCCTCGGCACTCACCTCTCTGGAAATGAGCGGCTCACCCTGCTGGCCCCCCTGAATTCTGTGTTCGAAGGTAACCTGGGGGAAGCAGTCCTGGGGTTTTGTCCCTGGAGGCAGCTGTCTTCTCTGCCACCCTCTGCAGTGTAAAGTTCGGACCCCCAGCCAGTTCCACCAAAGCAGGAGCAACTGCAGCAGGAACTGTAGGGGGCGCTGTTGTTCCCCTCAGAGCCCAGACGCCCCTGGGGAGCAGAGCTCTCccttgtggtttttgtttgtttgttttaattgtttatatgaaaagcaaaggagacagagagcagtcttccatcgtCTGATTCACTCTGCGAATGTCTCCAACAGGcaggctgtgccaagctgaagccaggaaccgcaaactcagtccaggtctcccatgggggtggcagagactcaatcCCTTGAgcccttacctgctgcctcccagggtgcacgtagcaggaagctggaatagagaacagagtcaggactcaaacacaggcactctgataggggatgtgggcatctcaagtcgGGGTTTGACCGCGTGGCAAACACTCGCCCCTCCCTTGCCAGTTGCCAGGGTGTAGTCAGGAGGTCTGAGTGAGGAGACAACAGAGCCGCAGCCACGCGGGCCTCAGAGAAGGGGCCGAGCTGTAtgcaccccttcccctccctcccagggcgcGACTCCAAACACCCTCCGTTTTCGGCGCCTTTTTTGCTTTTCACAGAAGATGCCAGATGTGAAGGCATGTTGGCAGCCTCATTTCATTTCCCAATCATCATTCCCAACTCAGGCGGGGCCGGGCTTTTCCCTGCACTTGCCTgacccccctgccccgccccgcctcgtTCTCCCACTCCAGGAGCCTGGCTCTCTGCACCTAACTCCAGCTTCTCTTGCAGAAGGAGCCCCTCCCATCGATGCCTCCACGAAGAGTTTGCTTCTGAACCACATTGTTAAAGACCAACTGGCCTCCAAGTATCTGTACCACGGACAGACCCTGGACACGCTGGGAGGCAAAAAGCTGAGAGTTTTTGTTTAT
Above is a genomic segment from Oryctolagus cuniculus chromosome 6, mOryCun1.1, whole genome shotgun sequence containing:
- the TGFBI gene encoding transforming growth factor-beta-induced protein ig-h3 isoform X2; translated protein: MNPLELSAKDAWSDPLGVKAACPSECSTLPGWNLSHTASKILMEDGLPSTYLQFLSCGSTERIQAFCRRFTFPGPNVCAVQKVIGTNRKYFTNCKQWYQRKICGKSTVISYECCPGYEKVPGEKGCPAALPLANLYETLGVVGSTTTQLYTDRTEKLRPEMEGPGSFTIFAPSNEAWASLPAEVLDSLVSNVNIELLNALRYHMVDRRVLTDELKHGMALTSMYQNSNIQIHHYPNGIVTVNCARLLKADHHATNGVVHLIDKVISTVTNNIQQIIEIEDTFETLRAAVAASGLNTLLESDGQFTLLAPTNEAFEKIPTETLNRILGDPEALRDLLNNHILKSAMCAEAIVAGLSMETLEGTTLEVGCSGDMLTINGKAIISNKDVLATNGVIHFIDELLIPDSAKTLSELAAGSDVSTAIDLFGQAGLGTHLSGNERLTLLAPLNSVFEEGAPPIDASTKSLLLNHIVKDQLASKYLYHGQTLDTLGGKKLRVFVYRNSLCIENSCIAAHDKRGRYGTLFTMDRMLTPPVGTVMDVLKGDNRFSMLVAAIQSAGLTETLNREGAYTVFAPTNEAFQALPPGELNKLLGNAKELADILKYHVGEEILVSGGIGTLVRLKSLQGDKLEVSSKNNAVSVNKEPVAESDIMATNGVVYAITSVLQPPANRPQERGDELADSALEIFKQASAFSRASQRSVRLAPVYQRLLERMKH
- the TGFBI gene encoding transforming growth factor-beta-induced protein ig-h3 isoform X3; its protein translation is MALLVRLLALALALALGPAATLAGPAKSPYQLVLQHSRLRGRQHGPNVCAVQKVIGTNRKYFTNCKQWYQRKICGKSTVISYECCPGYEKVPGEKGCPAALPLANLYETLGVVGSTTTQLYTDRTEKLRPEMEGPGSFTIFAPSNEAWASLPAEVLDSLVSNVNIELLNALRYHMVDRRVLTDELKHGMALTSMYQNSNIQIHHYPNGIVTVNCARLLKADHHATNGVVHLIDKVISTVTNNIQQIIEIEDTFETLRAAVAASGLNTLLESDGQFTLLAPTNEAFEKIPTETLNRILGDPEALRDLLNNHILKSAMCAEAIVAGLSMETLEGTTLEVGCSGDMLTINGKAIISNKDVLATNGVIHFIDELLIPDSAKTLSELAAGSDVSTAIDLFGQAGLGTHLSGNERLTLLAPLNSVFEEGAPPIDASTKSLLLNHIVKDQLASKYLYHGQTLDTLGGKKLRVFVYRNSLCIENSCIAAHDKRGRYGTLFTMDRMLTPPVGTVMDVLKGDNRFSMLVAAIQSAGLTETLNREGAYTVFAPTNEAFQALPPGELNKLLGNAKELADILKYHVGEEILVSGGIGTLVRLKSLQGDKLEVSSKNNAVSVNKEPVAESDIMATNGVVYAITSVLQPPANRPQERGDELADSALEIFKQASAFSRASQRSVRLAPVYQRLLERMKH
- the TGFBI gene encoding transforming growth factor-beta-induced protein ig-h3 isoform X1, which encodes MNPLVRLHVDVELSAKDAWSDPLGVKAACPSECSTLPGWNLSHTASKILMEDGLPSTYLQFLSCGSTERIQAFCRRFTFPGPNVCAVQKVIGTNRKYFTNCKQWYQRKICGKSTVISYECCPGYEKVPGEKGCPAALPLANLYETLGVVGSTTTQLYTDRTEKLRPEMEGPGSFTIFAPSNEAWASLPAEVLDSLVSNVNIELLNALRYHMVDRRVLTDELKHGMALTSMYQNSNIQIHHYPNGIVTVNCARLLKADHHATNGVVHLIDKVISTVTNNIQQIIEIEDTFETLRAAVAASGLNTLLESDGQFTLLAPTNEAFEKIPTETLNRILGDPEALRDLLNNHILKSAMCAEAIVAGLSMETLEGTTLEVGCSGDMLTINGKAIISNKDVLATNGVIHFIDELLIPDSAKTLSELAAGSDVSTAIDLFGQAGLGTHLSGNERLTLLAPLNSVFEEGAPPIDASTKSLLLNHIVKDQLASKYLYHGQTLDTLGGKKLRVFVYRNSLCIENSCIAAHDKRGRYGTLFTMDRMLTPPVGTVMDVLKGDNRFSMLVAAIQSAGLTETLNREGAYTVFAPTNEAFQALPPGELNKLLGNAKELADILKYHVGEEILVSGGIGTLVRLKSLQGDKLEVSSKNNAVSVNKEPVAESDIMATNGVVYAITSVLQPPANRPQERGDELADSALEIFKQASAFSRASQRSVRLAPVYQRLLERMKH